The stretch of DNA GTGATCCTGCCGTCAGGCGCGAACGGCATCTCCTTCGGCGATCCGATCTGAGCGAGCTTCAGCATGCACAGCGCGTCCTCTTCGACCTGGATGCGGTCCGTAAGCCCCCTCCCCCCTGTCAGAAACTGCAGGGCCGCGCATATCGTGCCGCGCACTAAACCATTGTGGAATCCCTGATGGAAGTTTCGCGCGCGCCGCATCGCCGCGCCCACCCAGCTCTTCCTGAGCCTCTCCTCGTATGCGGCGAGCCTCTTCGCAGAGGTATCGTCGGCCGCCAGCGCTTCGCATATCGTCTCCGCGGCGAGCATGCCGGACTTCATCGCGAGATCTATGCCCTTGAGCTTCATCGCGTCGAGCACGCCCGCGGCCTCGCCGATTATCACGAAACCGTCGCCATAGGCGCGCGGCATCGCGTACCAGCCCCCCTCGGCGATGGTCTTTGCACCGTAGGAGACGAGCCTCGCTCCCTCCAAAGTGTGCGCCACAAAAGGATGCGCCTTGAAGCGCTGCAGAAGCTCGAACGGGTGAAGCATGGGGTTTTTGTAATCAAGGCCCACGACGAGCCCTATCGCCACGAGCCTGTCGCGCACGTGGTAGATGAAGCTGCCGCCGAAGGTGTCGAGCGACAGCGGATAACCCATGGTGTTGATGACAGTCCCTTTGCGGAACTTCCCCTCGCTCACCTCCCAGAGCTCCTTGAGCCCCACTGCATAGCCCTGCGGGATGCAGCCAGCATCCAGACCCTTTGCGGCGATGAGCCTCTTGGTGAGATGCCCCCGCGCGCCCTCGCCGAGGACCACGACCCTGGCCCCAACATCGGTCGGGGGAAGGACATTGGGCTTTGGTTTTCCGTCCTTATCAAACCCTTTGCCCTTGAGG from bacterium encodes:
- a CDS encoding electron transfer flavoprotein-ubiquinone oxidoreductase; translated protein: MHLSFDVIFVGGGPASLAGAILLKRLAKKDPVLSGIAVAVIEKAPNLGDQSLSGATFDARALEELIPNFRELDPPIGPKIKHESLSFLTERRRIPIPIVPPPLSNRGKYLMSLAEFVKWLGKQAEREGVEIFTGEAADELLFDARGAVNGVRLKGKGFDKDGKPKPNVLPPTDVGARVVVLGEGARGHLTKRLIAAKGLDAGCIPQGYAVGLKELWEVSEGKFRKGTVINTMGYPLSLDTFGGSFIYHVRDRLVAIGLVVGLDYKNPMLHPFELLQRFKAHPFVAHTLEGARLVSYGAKTIAEGGWYAMPRAYGDGFVIIGEAAGVLDAMKLKGIDLAMKSGMLAAETICEALAADDTSAKRLAAYEERLRKSWVGAAMRRARNFHQGFHNGLVRGTICAALQFLTGGRGLTDRIQVEEDALCMLKLAQIGSPKEMPFAPDGRITFDKLSCVFASGTKHAEDQPCHLKIDDISICNGRCKVEYGNPCQRFCPANVFEMIKEEDGEYRLHLNPANCLHCKSCDVKDPYRIVTWVPPEGGGGPNYKGM